One Paroedura picta isolate Pp20150507F chromosome 3, Ppicta_v3.0, whole genome shotgun sequence genomic window carries:
- the PPP1R27 gene encoding protein phosphatase 1 regulatory subunit 27, with product MKYYYPAAPPRYRRYTRGLKTVRFSNDVVFQDNIRQGDLEQVGRFIRARKVTLDTIYPSGMAALHEAVLTGNLDCVKLLVKYGADIHQKDEDGWTPLHMACSDGHADIARYLISLGAHLDVTNDEGEKPSDLIDPEYKDLVELFKAARMD from the exons ATGAAATATTACTATCCAGCTGCACCCCCCAGGTACAGGAGGTACACAAGGGGCCTGAAGACTGTGCGATTCTCCAATGATGTTGTCTTCCAGGACAATATCCGGCAAGGCGACTTGGAGCAGGTGGGGCGTTTCATCCGTGCCAGGAAAGTCACCTTGGACACTATCTATCCCTCTG GTATGGCTGCCCTCCATGAAGCTGTACTTACTGGAAATCTTGATTGTGTTAAGCTCTTGGTGAAATATGGTGCTGACATCCATCAGAAAGATGAGGACGGCTGGACACCACTGCACATGGCCTGTAGTGATGGCCATGCTGACATTGCAAG ATACCTCATCTCTCTGGGAGCCCATCTAGATGTCACCAATGACGAAGGGGAGAAACCATCTGACCTCATTGACCCTGAATATAAGGACCTTGTGGAGCTTTTCAAAGCAGCTCGAATGGACTGA
- the MCRIP1 gene encoding mapk-regulated corepressor-interacting protein 1, which yields MTSSPVSRVVYNGKRNSSPRSPSNSSDIFTPAHEENVRFIYEAWQCVERDLRSQMAGGERGLVEEYVEKIPNPSLKTFKPVDLSDLKRRNTQDAKKS from the exons ATGACAAG CTCCCCTGTTTCCAGGGTTGTTTACAATGGCAAGAGAAACAGCAGCCCTCGCTCCCCAAGCAACAGTAGTGATATCTTCACTCCTGCACATGAGGAGAATGTGCGCTTCATCTATGAAG CATGGCAATGTGTGGAGCGGGATCTCCGCAGCCAGATGGCAGGTGGTGAACGGGGTCTTGTGGAGGAGTACGTGGAAAAGATACCAAATCCCAGCCTGAAGA CATTCAAGCCTGTTGATTTGAGTGACCTTAAGCGGCGGAACACACAGGATGCTAAGAAATCCTAA